One Nocardia iowensis DNA window includes the following coding sequences:
- the ruvC gene encoding crossover junction endodeoxyribonuclease RuvC, whose translation MRVMGVDPGLTRCGLSIVEGGLGRKVTAIDVDVIRTPADMDLAQRLLQVSDAAEYWMDTHKPGAVAIERVFAQHNVRTAMGTAQAGGVIALAAARRGIPVMFHTPSEVKAAVTGNGTADKAQVTAMVTRILGLQVAPKPADAADALALAICHCWRAPLMERMAKAEAQAAEAQRKYAERLAEQRKAVQR comes from the coding sequence GTGCGGGTGATGGGCGTCGACCCCGGGCTCACCCGGTGCGGCCTCAGCATCGTCGAGGGCGGGCTGGGCCGGAAGGTGACCGCGATCGACGTCGACGTGATCCGCACCCCCGCCGATATGGACTTGGCGCAGCGACTATTACAGGTCTCCGATGCCGCCGAATACTGGATGGACACCCACAAACCAGGGGCCGTCGCCATCGAACGCGTCTTCGCCCAGCACAATGTGCGTACCGCGATGGGCACCGCGCAGGCGGGCGGCGTGATCGCGCTCGCGGCCGCCCGCCGCGGTATCCCGGTCATGTTCCACACGCCGAGTGAGGTGAAGGCCGCGGTCACCGGCAACGGCACCGCGGACAAGGCGCAGGTCACGGCCATGGTCACCCGGATACTCGGCCTACAGGTCGCGCCGAAACCCGCCGACGCGGCGGATGCGCTCGCGTTGGCCATCTGCCATTGTTGGCGGGCGCCGCTGATGGAGCGGATGGCCAAGGCCGAAGCCCAAGCGGCCGAGGCACAGCGCAAGTACGCGGAACGGCTTGCCGAACAACGGAAGGCGGTACAGAGGTGA